The Pecten maximus chromosome 10, xPecMax1.1, whole genome shotgun sequence region CCTCCCTCACCACAACCTAATTCCCTCCACCCCCTCACCACAACCTAATGGCCCGCCACCGCCCGCACCACACCCGAAGGCCCGCCACCGCCCGCACCACACCCGAATGGCCCGCCACCGCCCGCACCACACCCGAAGGCCCGCCACCGCCAACACCACAGACGAAGGCCCGCCACCGCCCGCACCACAACCGAAGGCCCGCCACCGCCCGCACCACAACCGGAAGGCCCGCCACGGCCCGCCCCACACCGAAGGCCCGCCACCGCCCGCACCACACCCGAAGGCCCGCCACCGCCCGCACCACACACGAAGGCCCGCCACCGCCCGCACCACACCCGAAGGCCCGCCACCGCCCGCACCACACCCGAAGGCCCGCCACCGCCCGCACCACACCCGAAGGCCCGCCACGGCCCGACCACAACCGAAGGCCCGCCACCGCCCGCACCACACACGGAGCGCCCGCACGGCCCACCAACACCCGAAGGCCCCACCGCCCCACCACAACCCGAGCCCGCAACGCCCGCACCACACACGTAGTGCCGCCACTCCCGTCACCACACCCGAATCCCTCCACCGCCCGCACCACAACCGAAGGCCCCCAACTCCCCACAACAACCGAATTCCCTGCCACGTCCGCACCACACCCTGATCCCCACGCCCGCCACCACACCCCGAAGCCGCCACCGCCCGCACCACACACGAAGTCCCTCCACTCGCCCACCACACCCGAATGCCGCCACCGCCGCACCACACCCGAAGGCCCGTCCACATCCCGCACCACACCCGAAGTCCGCCACGCCCGCACCACACCGAATGCCCGCCACCGTCCCGACCACAACCAATTCCCTCCACCTCCCTGCAAAACCACACCCTAATCCCTCCAACCGCCCTCACTACACCTTATTCCCTCCACCGTCCCCACACCCCAACCATAAGCCTCACTAGCCCGCACCACAAACACGAAAGTCCCTCCAACTCCCGCACCCACACCCAAGCATGACCTTCAATGCGCACAACCCGAAGACCCCCATTCCGCACCACAACGAAGGTCCGAACCTCCCTCACCACAAAATCCCTCCGACACCGCACCAAACCACAAGGGAAACCCCAAAGGAGTCCCGCCACCTCCCCACCACAACTAATCCAGCACGCCCTCACCACACCAAGTCCTCACACTCCCACCACACGAAGGCCGCCACGCCGCACCAAACGAAGGCCGCCACCGCCTGCACCAAAAAAAGGCCAGCCACGCCCGACCACACCCGAAGGCCCGCCACCGCCACCAACCACACCCGAAGCCCGCAACCGCTCCACCAAACAAAAATGGCCGCCAACCGCCAACACCAAAACCGAAGGCCAGCACCGCGTCACCAAACCGAAGCCCAGCCACCGACACAAAGAAGGGCCCCCCACAAAACCTCACCCCCCACCAAAAAGGGAggaaaagaagggaaaagaaaggaaaaaaaaaaaaggggaccccaaaaaaaaaggggaccccccaaaaaaaaaaccccccccccccaaaaaaaaccaaaaagggaccccccaaaaaaaaaaaaacccccccccccaaaaaaaaaaaaaaaaaaaaaaaaaggggggaaaaaaaaggggcaaaaaaaaaaggggaaaaaaaggaaaaaaaaccccccaaaaaaaaaaaaaaaaaaaaaaaaggcccaaaaaaaaacccccccgggccccccccccc contains the following coding sequences:
- the LOC117336564 gene encoding proteoglycan 4-like, encoding MARHRPHHTRRPATARTTPEWPATARTTPEGPPPPTPQTKARHRPHHNRRPATARTTTGRPATARPTPKARHRPHHTRRPATARTTHEGPPPPAPHPKARHRPHHTRRPATARTTPEGPPRPDHNRRPATARTTHGAPARPTNTRRPHRPTTTRARNARTTHVVPPLPSPHPNPSTARTTTEGPQLPTTTEFPATSAPHPDPHARHHTPKPPPPAPHTKSLHSPTTPECRHRRTTPEGPSTSRTTPEVRHARTTPNARHRPDHNQFPPPPCKTTP